From a region of the Gordonia sp. PP30 genome:
- the ppc gene encoding phosphoenolpyruvate carboxylase has protein sequence MADFPIPDPAAIDRALRTPMIERIRIIDSGRAATEPLREDIRFLGGLLGDVIKAHAGEETFALVESSRRDAFAIRYSEISRDDLAARYTTPTVRELMAVIRAFSNFALLANLAEDLHRERRRRIHLRAEDPPQPSSLARTFESLAAAALPAAEVGRALAHAAVVPVITAHPTETRRRSVFDAQNRITELMRVRARTELTPAELDRIDRDIYQQILMLWQTALIRLRRLTISDEITTGLRYYDASFFEVVPRLNRDVRAALTAAYPDAGLDGLSMITMGSWIGGDRDGNPYVTAEVVAEATTKAAVAALRHHLDELTRLRQELAMSARLVAPITDDLRALSGRAADHDDEPFRSALHTVSARLVATMLELLGPEYLSATEMSWVDGHAAYTGPGELLADLDVIDAALRAVVDDTVADNRLGALREAVHTFGFHLSGLDMRQNSETHEQVVAELLAWAGVCDDYAALDEAARVALLSEELTSRRPLTTPEAPLSELAAKELGVVRAAARAVERFGPAAVPTYIISMCQSVSDMLEALVLLKEAGLYGLDTAGRPSSTVRVVPLLETIEDLQSGAGIISAAWDLPFYRTLVDAQHGAQEIMLGYSDSNKDGGYLAANWALYRAELDLVAASRKAGIALRLFHGRGGTVGRGGGPSYDAILAQPPGAVQGSLRLTEQGEIIAAKYAEPVGARRNLETLLAATLESTLLDIEGLDDSAEAYRVLDELAALARASYSDLVHHTPGFVEYFTDSTPLSEIGALNIGSRPTSRKQTTAISDLRAIPWVLSWTQCRVMLPGWYGTGSAFATWIGDDDGRLAQLSEYYRTWPFFRSVMSNMAQVLAKSDLGLAARYADLVPDADLRARVFGMIAVEHERTLEMYTRITGTDDLLADNDALKRSVYNRFPYLEPLNLMQIELLRRFRGGEDTPEIRRAIQLTMNGLATALRNSG, from the coding sequence ATGGCCGACTTCCCGATCCCCGATCCCGCCGCCATCGACCGCGCACTCCGTACTCCGATGATCGAGCGCATCCGCATCATCGACTCCGGCCGGGCGGCCACCGAGCCGCTGCGGGAGGACATCCGTTTCCTCGGCGGCCTGCTCGGCGACGTGATCAAAGCGCACGCCGGGGAGGAGACCTTCGCCCTGGTCGAGAGCTCGCGCCGGGATGCGTTCGCGATCCGCTACTCCGAGATCAGTCGCGACGACCTGGCGGCGCGGTACACCACGCCGACCGTCCGCGAATTGATGGCGGTGATCCGCGCCTTCTCCAACTTCGCGCTGCTGGCGAACCTGGCCGAGGACCTGCACCGGGAACGACGGCGCCGCATCCACCTGCGTGCCGAGGATCCGCCGCAGCCGTCGAGCCTGGCCCGGACCTTCGAATCGCTGGCCGCGGCCGCGCTGCCGGCGGCCGAGGTGGGCCGCGCCCTGGCGCACGCCGCGGTGGTGCCGGTGATCACCGCCCACCCGACCGAGACCCGGCGGCGCAGCGTGTTCGACGCGCAGAACCGCATCACCGAATTGATGCGGGTGCGGGCCCGCACCGAGCTGACCCCCGCCGAACTGGACCGCATCGACCGCGACATCTACCAGCAGATCCTGATGCTCTGGCAGACCGCGCTGATCCGCCTGCGCCGGCTGACCATCAGCGACGAGATCACCACCGGTCTGCGCTACTACGACGCCTCCTTCTTCGAGGTGGTGCCCCGGCTGAACCGCGACGTCCGCGCCGCGCTGACGGCGGCCTATCCGGACGCCGGTCTCGACGGCCTCTCGATGATCACGATGGGTTCGTGGATCGGCGGCGACCGGGACGGCAACCCGTACGTGACGGCCGAGGTGGTGGCCGAGGCGACCACCAAGGCGGCCGTCGCCGCATTGCGGCACCACCTGGACGAGCTGACCCGGCTCCGGCAGGAACTCGCCATGTCGGCGCGCCTGGTGGCACCGATCACCGACGATCTGCGCGCGCTGTCCGGCCGTGCCGCGGACCACGACGACGAACCGTTCCGGTCGGCACTGCACACCGTCTCGGCGCGCCTGGTGGCGACCATGCTCGAGCTGCTCGGACCCGAATACCTCTCGGCGACCGAGATGTCGTGGGTCGACGGGCACGCCGCGTACACCGGGCCCGGCGAGCTGCTGGCCGACCTCGATGTGATCGATGCGGCGCTGCGGGCCGTCGTCGACGACACGGTGGCCGACAACCGCCTCGGCGCCCTGCGGGAGGCGGTGCACACCTTCGGGTTCCATCTGTCGGGCCTGGACATGCGGCAGAACTCGGAGACGCACGAGCAGGTGGTCGCCGAGTTGCTGGCGTGGGCCGGGGTGTGCGACGACTACGCCGCGCTCGACGAGGCCGCCCGGGTGGCGCTGCTGTCCGAGGAATTGACCTCCCGGCGGCCACTGACGACGCCCGAGGCGCCGCTCAGCGAACTGGCGGCCAAGGAACTCGGGGTCGTCCGGGCGGCCGCGCGGGCCGTGGAGCGATTCGGCCCGGCGGCCGTGCCCACCTACATCATCAGCATGTGCCAGTCGGTGTCGGACATGCTCGAAGCGCTGGTGCTGCTGAAGGAAGCGGGGCTGTACGGCCTCGATACGGCGGGCCGGCCGTCGTCGACGGTGCGGGTGGTGCCGCTGCTGGAGACCATCGAAGACCTCCAGTCCGGTGCCGGGATCATCTCGGCCGCCTGGGACCTGCCGTTCTACCGGACTCTGGTCGACGCCCAGCACGGGGCGCAGGAGATCATGCTCGGCTACTCGGACTCGAACAAGGACGGCGGCTACCTGGCGGCGAACTGGGCGCTGTACCGGGCCGAACTCGACCTGGTCGCCGCGTCCCGGAAGGCCGGGATCGCGCTGCGCCTGTTCCACGGCCGCGGCGGGACCGTCGGCCGCGGCGGCGGACCCAGCTACGACGCGATCCTCGCCCAGCCGCCGGGCGCCGTGCAGGGGTCGCTGCGGCTCACCGAACAGGGCGAGATCATCGCGGCCAAGTACGCCGAGCCGGTCGGCGCCCGCCGCAACCTGGAGACGCTGCTGGCGGCCACCCTGGAGTCGACGCTGCTCGACATCGAGGGCCTGGACGACTCCGCGGAGGCCTACCGGGTGCTCGACGAGCTCGCGGCGCTCGCGCGGGCGTCGTACAGCGACCTGGTGCATCACACGCCCGGCTTCGTCGAGTACTTCACCGACTCGACGCCGCTGTCGGAGATCGGCGCCCTGAACATCGGGAGCCGGCCGACGTCCCGGAAGCAGACCACCGCGATCTCGGATCTGCGGGCCATCCCGTGGGTGCTGTCGTGGACGCAGTGCCGGGTGATGCTGCCCGGCTGGTACGGCACCGGCAGCGCCTTCGCCACCTGGATCGGCGACGACGACGGGCGGCTCGCGCAGCTGTCCGAGTACTACCGGACCTGGCCGTTCTTCCGGTCGGTGATGAGCAACATGGCGCAGGTGCTCGCCAAGTCGGATCTGGGGCTGGCCGCGCGCTACGCCGACCTGGTGCCCGATGCCGATCTGCGCGCGCGGGTCTTCGGGATGATCGCCGTCGAACACGAGCGGACGCTGGAGATGTACACCAGGATCACCGGCACCGACGACCTGCTCGCCGACAACGACGCGCTCAAACGGTCGGTGTACAACCGCTTCCCGTATCTGGAACCGCTGAATCTGATGCAGATCGAGCTGCTCCGCCGGTTCCGCGGCGGTGAGGACACCCCGGAGATCCGCCGCGCCATCCAGCTGACCATGAACGGCCTCGCGACCGCGCTGCGGAACAGCGGGTAG
- the secG gene encoding preprotein translocase subunit SecG, whose product MELALFIGLAITSVLLIVLVLLHRGKGGGLSSLFGGGVQSSLSGSSVVEKNLDRATIFIGLIWFIMIVGVGLNIKYS is encoded by the coding sequence GTGGAACTCGCACTCTTCATCGGCCTGGCCATCACCAGTGTGCTGCTGATCGTTCTCGTGCTGCTGCACCGGGGCAAGGGCGGCGGCCTGTCGTCGCTGTTCGGCGGCGGCGTGCAGTCGAGCCTGTCCGGTTCGTCGGTGGTCGAGAAGAACCTCGACCGGGCGACCATCTTCATCGGGCTGATCTGGTTCATCATGATCGTGGGCGTGGGCCTGAACATCAAGTACTCGTAG
- the tpiA gene encoding triose-phosphate isomerase produces the protein MAAARKPLIAGNWKCNLNHFEAIALVQKIAFALPEKYFDKVDVTVLPPFTDIRSVQTIVDGDKLLLTYGAQDVSEHDSGAYTGEISGAFLEKLGCTYVTVGHSERRTLHGETDEVVLGKAKAALKYGLTPIVCIGEGLDVREAGEHVAYNVAQVKASLAGLTAEQISKVVVAYEPVWAIGTGRVASAQDAQEVCAAVRAALAEISDAATAAGVRVLYGGSVNAKNVGEIVGQPDVDGALVGGASLKADEFAQLCAIAAGGPLL, from the coding sequence ATGGCCGCCGCACGCAAGCCGCTGATCGCGGGCAACTGGAAGTGCAATCTCAACCACTTCGAGGCCATCGCGCTGGTACAGAAGATCGCCTTCGCGCTGCCCGAGAAGTACTTCGACAAGGTCGACGTGACGGTGCTCCCGCCGTTCACCGACATCCGCAGCGTGCAGACGATCGTCGACGGCGACAAGCTCCTGCTCACCTACGGTGCGCAGGACGTGTCCGAGCACGACTCGGGTGCCTACACCGGTGAGATCAGCGGCGCCTTCCTGGAGAAGCTCGGCTGCACCTACGTCACCGTCGGCCACTCCGAGCGCCGCACCCTGCACGGCGAGACCGACGAGGTGGTGCTGGGCAAGGCCAAGGCCGCGCTCAAGTACGGCCTCACGCCGATCGTCTGCATCGGTGAAGGGCTCGACGTCCGCGAGGCCGGCGAGCACGTCGCCTACAACGTCGCGCAGGTCAAGGCGTCGCTGGCCGGTCTCACGGCCGAGCAGATCAGCAAGGTGGTCGTCGCCTACGAACCGGTCTGGGCCATCGGCACCGGCCGGGTCGCGAGTGCGCAGGACGCCCAGGAGGTGTGCGCGGCGGTGCGTGCGGCGCTCGCCGAGATCTCCGACGCGGCCACCGCGGCCGGGGTGCGGGTCCTGTACGGCGGCAGCGTCAACGCCAAGAACGTCGGCGAGATCGTCGGGCAGCCCGACGTCGACGGCGCCCTGGTGGGCGGCGCGTCGCTCAAGGCGGACGAGTTCGCGCAGCTGTGTGCGATCGCCGCGGGCGGGCCGTTGCTCTGA
- a CDS encoding phosphoglycerate kinase, protein MAVRTLKDLLAEGVSGRGVLVRSDFNVPLDGGEITDPGRILASIPTLRQLVDAGAKVIITAHLGRPKGEPDPALSLAPVAARLSAELGRNVQLAGDTVGSDALARAEGLTDGDVLLLENIRFDPRETSKDEAERTALARELVELVGDDGAFVSDGFGVVHRKQASVYDVAKLLPSYAGDLVATEVDVLQRITTDVEHPYAVVLGGSKVSDKLAVIEALAPKVDTLVIGGGMAFTFIRAQGSPVGDSLLQEDMIDTCKDLLDRFGDVIHLPHDIVVADKFAADAGTSIAFTRDGFTEGMGLDIGPGSVERFSAVLRGAKTVFWNGPMGVFEFEKFSTGTRGVAEAIAAATQDGAFSVVGGGDSAAAVRSFGLPDSAFSHISTGGGASLEYLEGKELPGLAVLEVGN, encoded by the coding sequence ATGGCTGTACGCACTCTCAAAGACCTTCTCGCCGAAGGAGTCTCGGGTCGCGGCGTGCTGGTCCGGTCGGACTTCAACGTGCCGCTGGACGGCGGCGAGATCACCGATCCGGGCCGCATCCTGGCCAGCATCCCGACGCTGCGTCAGCTGGTCGACGCCGGTGCCAAGGTGATCATCACCGCGCACCTCGGCCGTCCGAAGGGCGAGCCGGACCCGGCGCTGTCGCTGGCTCCGGTCGCCGCCCGCCTCTCGGCGGAACTGGGCCGCAACGTCCAGCTCGCCGGTGACACGGTCGGCTCCGACGCGCTCGCGCGCGCCGAGGGCCTGACCGACGGCGACGTCCTGCTCCTGGAGAACATCCGCTTCGATCCGCGGGAGACCTCCAAGGACGAGGCGGAGCGCACCGCGCTGGCCCGCGAACTGGTGGAGCTGGTCGGCGACGACGGCGCGTTCGTGTCCGACGGCTTCGGCGTGGTCCACCGCAAGCAGGCCTCGGTGTACGACGTGGCGAAGCTGCTGCCGTCGTACGCCGGTGACCTGGTGGCCACCGAGGTGGACGTCCTGCAGCGGATCACCACCGACGTGGAGCACCCGTACGCGGTGGTCCTCGGCGGGTCCAAGGTGTCCGACAAGCTCGCCGTCATCGAGGCCCTGGCCCCCAAGGTCGACACCCTGGTGATCGGCGGCGGCATGGCCTTCACCTTCATCAGGGCGCAGGGCAGCCCGGTCGGCGACTCGCTGCTGCAGGAAGACATGATCGACACCTGCAAGGACCTGCTCGACCGGTTCGGCGACGTGATCCACCTGCCGCACGACATCGTGGTGGCCGACAAGTTCGCCGCCGACGCCGGCACCTCGATCGCGTTCACCCGCGACGGTTTCACCGAGGGGATGGGCCTGGACATCGGCCCGGGCAGCGTCGAGCGTTTCTCGGCCGTGCTCCGCGGCGCCAAGACGGTGTTCTGGAACGGCCCGATGGGTGTCTTCGAGTTCGAGAAGTTCTCCACCGGTACCCGCGGCGTCGCCGAGGCGATCGCCGCGGCCACCCAGGACGGCGCGTTCAGCGTGGTCGGCGGCGGTGACTCGGCCGCGGCCGTGCGGTCGTTCGGCCTGCCGGATTCGGCGTTCTCGCACATCTCGACCGGCGGCGGTGCTTCGCTGGAGTATCTCGAGGGCAAGGAACTCCCGGGGCTCGCCGTACTGGAAGTGGGGAACTGA
- the gap gene encoding type I glyceraldehyde-3-phosphate dehydrogenase: MTVRVGINGFGRIGRNFFRAVLATNAAGTTDIEIVAVNDLTDINTLAHLLKFDSILGRLPEDVSVDGDEIVVGDKRIKALALREGPAALPWKDLGVDVVVESTGIFTGRDAAQGHLDAGAKKVIISAPASDPDITIVMGVNDDQYDGSQNIISNASCTTNCLAPFAKVLHDNFGIKQGLMTTVHAYTQDQNLQDAPHKDLRRARAAAINIVPTSTGAAKAIALVLPDLKGKLDGYALRVPIPTGSVTDLTVELEKAATAEEINAAMKAAAEGPMKGILKYYDAPIVSSDIVTDPHSSLFDAGLTKVIGNQAKVVSWYDNEWGYSNRLADLVTLVGKSL, from the coding sequence GTGACCGTTCGGGTAGGCATCAACGGATTCGGCCGCATCGGCCGCAACTTCTTCCGTGCCGTGCTGGCGACGAATGCCGCCGGCACCACCGACATCGAGATCGTCGCGGTCAACGATCTGACCGACATCAACACCCTGGCTCACCTGCTGAAGTTCGACTCGATCCTGGGCCGCCTGCCCGAGGACGTGTCGGTCGACGGCGACGAGATCGTGGTCGGCGACAAGCGCATCAAGGCGCTCGCGCTGCGCGAGGGCCCGGCCGCGCTGCCGTGGAAGGACCTCGGCGTCGACGTCGTCGTCGAGTCGACCGGTATCTTCACCGGCCGCGACGCCGCGCAGGGCCACCTGGACGCCGGCGCGAAGAAGGTCATCATCTCGGCCCCGGCCAGCGATCCGGACATCACCATCGTGATGGGCGTCAACGACGACCAGTACGACGGCAGCCAGAACATCATCTCGAACGCCTCGTGCACCACCAACTGCCTCGCGCCGTTCGCCAAGGTCCTGCACGACAACTTCGGCATCAAGCAGGGCCTGATGACCACCGTGCACGCCTACACCCAGGACCAGAACCTGCAGGACGCACCGCACAAGGATCTGCGCCGCGCCCGCGCCGCCGCGATCAACATCGTGCCGACCTCGACCGGTGCCGCCAAGGCCATCGCGCTGGTGCTCCCGGACCTGAAGGGCAAGCTCGACGGCTACGCCCTGCGCGTGCCGATCCCCACCGGCTCGGTCACCGACCTCACCGTGGAGCTGGAGAAGGCCGCCACCGCGGAGGAGATCAACGCCGCGATGAAGGCCGCCGCCGAGGGCCCGATGAAGGGCATCCTGAAGTACTACGACGCGCCCATCGTGTCCAGCGACATCGTCACCGACCCGCACAGCTCGCTGTTCGACGCCGGCCTCACCAAGGTGATCGGCAACCAGGCCAAGGTCGTCTCCTGGTACGACAACGAGTGGGGCTACTCCAACCGCCTCGCCGACCTGGTCACCCTCGTCGGCAAGTCGCTGTAA
- a CDS encoding DUF2185 domain-containing protein, protein MTDPTAAAQTCHVSRRILNDRRPVGYMVRDELGWSFLAGDETQEYVDTPENLAVLALAEIGVWDPAVTPHLSSPVGTALVRAGDGFVPEQTRGTGPIAPAPVPAGLNPDFPVVSGPLPLSPEWEITLDRPVNRRVEDGTLVLWRPGFTARLTLWRRDDGQDAAASLARLLAGASPDRYDERTWFADQVRYAGFRLHEPETGAGADSFYGFAVGPSKFVQLAVSFDDESELAAAGMLLGSARVRTERA, encoded by the coding sequence ATGACCGACCCCACCGCGGCCGCGCAGACCTGCCACGTGAGCCGTCGCATCCTCAACGACCGCCGCCCGGTCGGCTACATGGTGCGCGACGAACTCGGCTGGAGTTTCCTGGCCGGTGACGAGACCCAGGAGTACGTCGACACCCCGGAGAACCTCGCGGTGCTCGCGCTCGCCGAGATCGGCGTGTGGGACCCGGCGGTCACGCCGCACCTGTCGTCACCCGTCGGCACCGCGCTGGTCCGTGCCGGCGACGGCTTCGTGCCGGAACAGACACGAGGTACCGGCCCCATCGCACCGGCGCCCGTCCCGGCCGGCCTCAACCCGGACTTCCCGGTGGTCAGCGGGCCGCTGCCGCTGTCTCCCGAGTGGGAGATCACCCTCGACCGGCCGGTGAACCGCCGCGTCGAGGACGGCACGCTGGTGCTGTGGCGGCCCGGTTTCACGGCCCGGCTCACGCTCTGGCGGCGCGACGACGGACAGGACGCCGCGGCGAGCCTGGCACGGCTGCTGGCGGGTGCCTCCCCGGATCGCTACGACGAACGGACGTGGTTCGCGGATCAGGTCCGGTATGCCGGTTTTCGCCTTCACGAGCCGGAGACCGGTGCCGGCGCCGACTCGTTCTACGGCTTCGCGGTCGGACCGTCGAAGTTCGTGCAGCTGGCGGTCTCCTTCGACGACGAGTCCGAGCTCGCCGCCGCCGGAATGCTGCTCGGTTCGGCGCGGGTGCGCACCGAGCGGGCGTGA